The Calditrichota bacterium genome includes the window TTAATTTAACTAATTTCTGCAGATATGATTTACGATAGACGTAAATACCAATATGCTTATAAAAAGTATTATTTAAAAGCCATTTTTGTGTATTGTTTTCTTCGCGAACAAAAGGAATTGCAGACCTAGAAAAAAGAAGTGCAAAACCCGTAATATCCCGTACAACTTTGACAACATTTGGGTTTAGTAAATCATGAGTTTTTTCAATTTTGCAAACAGGTGTTGCGATATTTATCCGATCATCACTAAAAGCTGAAACCAGGTCATCTAATAGTTTAGGTGAAACAAATGGTTCATCACCCTGCAAGTTAATAATTATTTCGGCCTCTTCATTTTTAATTGCCGCATAAACACGATCCGTGCCAGAGGGCAAATCAGGATCGGTCATTCTCGCTTCACCGGAAAATGATTCAACTGCAGACTTAATTTTCTCATGATCGGTGGCAACTATTATCTTGTCAATTGTTTTTGCTTTTGAGGCTTGTTCATAAACCCATTGAACCATGGGTTTTCCGGCAATTGGTGCCAGAGACTTTCCCGGTAGCCTGTTTGAGGCATATCGTGAGGGAATAACACAAATTGTTTTCACCGGGTAACTACCTTTGGTACTCTGAAAAATTCATCGTTTTTTTGAGGGGCATTTTTCAATGCTTCTTGCTGTGGCAAAGATTCTTTCTTTTCATCATCACGCATCACATTTAACAAATCCATACTATGCGATAATGGTTCAATACCTGTTGTATCAATTTCATTTAGCTTTTCAACATATTTTAGGATTTGATTTACCTGACCCAGGAATTTTTCTTTCTCACCCTGTTTTAAATTCAATCGGGCTAGGTGGGCAATTTTATCAAGATCCTCTAAATTTACAGACATTTATTCTCCATTATTCTTTTTCAAAGATTGATTCATCAAAATTTTCTGATAGTTTTTCCACTAAATTTAAAACACTTTTTGCTTCAGCCCCTTCTAGCCGAAATGGTTGCCAGTAATTCACCTGAATTGGGATAATCGAAGCCTCAACGTCATTACCAGAAATATTTATCTCCAATATTGCCGTTTTATAACTTTTCCTGGAATTTCCCCCAAAAATGAAATTTCCAAGCGAATAAGCTATTATTTTACCTTTATATTTCTCAATTCCCTGCAACACATGTGGATGATGTCCTACAATAATATCAGCCCCATAACCAATAACCGTGTGTGCAAATTGTATTTGATCTTTACCCGGATATTCTGCTTTTTCTCTTCCCCAGTGGAAATTAACAATAACAAAATCAACTTGACTTCTAAAACGGCCAATACTCTCTTTAATAATATTTAACCTTCGCATGGCTGTCCCGGCAGAATCCTCGGTAGCCGGATAAGAGTCGCTATGTTTATGTGTTCCGTAAAAGGCATAATATGCAATTTTTTTGCCCTTAATATAAAAAATTACAGGGTGCTGTGCTTCATAAATATTTCTACCCGCACCAACATATTGAATATTATTCTCCACTAATTTTAAGATCGTGTCATGCAATCCTTCTGCACCATAATCATAAATGTGATTATTGGCTATAGTAACAATATCAATTCCACCATCTACTAATATTTTAGCATAATTTGGCTTTGCACGAAAGTTAAATGCTTTCTCAACTTTTTTTCCTCTTGCCGTTAAGGGATTTTCAAGATTAATCATGGAAATATCAGCTTCCGAGAACCACTTTAATTTTTTAAATGCATATCCAGTGCTGTCTTTAACATGGCGTTCAAAATGGTTTGAGAGGGTTACATCGCCGGTAAAATAAAGCTGAATCGAGGTTGAATCTACCTTAGCAAATAAAGGAGAAACTAAGAACGTGAGAGATATAAGTGTATTTAAATTCATTTTTATAAACATCACTTACCACAAATAAAAAACCCCGCTTTTAGCGGGGTCAAAAGTTTTAGCCAATTGTGTTTATTTTTTTACTACCATCCTATTTAGTTCTTTATCTTCAAAATAGTAGGTTTTAGGATTTAAAGCTTTTCCTTCGTAGCGGACTTCATAATGTAAATGGGGAGCAGTTGAAACACCTGTGTTACCAACCTCACCAATTTTTTGTCCACGTTTGATTGTTTGTCCTGCCCGAACAACATATTTGCTCATATGTCCAAATCGTGTTTCATAACCAAATTTGTGATCGATTACGACCATTTTCCCATATCCGCCACCCCATCCGGCTTTTTTCACTACACCATCAGCTGACGCGTAAATGGGTGTTCCCCGCGGTGCAGATAAATCCAATCCTTCATGGTGCTTACGGACTTTGTAACGAGGATGATTCCTCATACCAAAACTACTTGAAATTCTTCCATCAAGAACGGGTTTTAAAGATGGAACATATCTTATCGAGTCTTGTTTTTTATGAAAAGTCGCCATCAGTTCTTGGTAACTGGATAATTCTAATTTTATTGCTCGCTCTAATTTGGCAAGTTCACTAAGTTGTTCTCCAAGACCGATATTATCCTCAAATCCTGAAACTTCATCTTCAAAATTAAATGCAAACTCAGAACCCCCAATACCAACTTCACGAACATCGGAGTCGATTTGCGGAAGACCCATTACAACCCGAAGTTCATCATCTTTCTGAACAATAAGGTTTATTTGAGTATTAATACTGTCAATCTGCATTTTTGCATCACTCAAACGGTTTTGCAAAACAGTATTTGTCCGCTCAAGAGTTTTGATTTTTGAATTATGGCTAAAATCAACTAATAAATCGAGGCTTATTTTACCAACAAATGTGAAGGTAAATAGTACCACTAAAGAGTATGTAAAAAGTTTTAGGCGAGAGATTTTAAATTCTTTTATTTCTGAATTATTTCTCCGTACAAAAATCAGCCGTGATTCGTCTTTCATAAGGGAAAACTTCCTGACATAAAGTTAATGTGCGCTTCATCACTATTAGACTGCATAATAAAACGCGAACAATGTAAAAAAAAAATATGTGCGGGTCAACACAGAAAACTACATAATATGTTTATTTTGCTGGGTTTACCCTAAATAATATCTTAAAACTTTACTCCTTGAGCTATGTCTTAGTCTTCTCAACGCTTTTTCTTTGATCTGCCTCACTCGCTCCCGTGTTAGTTTAAACTTTACACCAATTTCTTCCAATGTATGTGGTTTTTCTCCATCGAGTCCAAAATAGAGTTTTAAAATCCTGGCTTCTCGAGCGCTTAACGTAGATAAGATATAATTTACTTCTTCCTTAAGAGACTCTCCCATAACATCGGAATCTGGCTCAGGATCTTGACGATTTTGTATAATATCGATCAACCTGCTATCACTGTTTTTCTGCAATGGCGAGTCCATTGAAACAGAACGCGTAGCCATTTTAATTGTGTCTGTAATATCACCGCTGTCAACTTCTAAAACCTTGGCTATTTCATCAGGAGTTGGCTCTCTTTCATACTCCTGTTCCAGCATACTGTATACTTTACCAATTTTTGTAAGTGTTCCAACTCTGTTTAATGGTAATCTTACAAGGCGCGATTGTTCTGCAATTGCTTGTAGGATTGACTGTTTTATCCACCAAACGGCATAGGAAATAAATTTAAAACCCCGTGTCTCATCAAAACGGTAAGCTGCTTTCATTAAGCCCAGGTTACCTTCGTTGATTAAATCTTCAAGGGATAATCCATAATTCTGATAAGATTTTGCCACACTAACCACAAAGCGCAGGTTAGCACTTACTAGTCTTTTTAAGGCTCGCTGATCGTTCTGCTTAATTCGCTGAGCCAAATCAATTTCCTCATCGGGTGTTAATAGTTTTACCTCACCAATTTCGCGTAAATAGTTTTCTAAAGATTGGTTTTTACTTATAAAAAAATCGCTCACATTTTCTCCGTTTTTAAATTATAGCTGTTACTTATACCACAAAAAAGCATTAAACGCAATAAAAAAATTATTATTTCTTCTGTTCAAAAGAAGTTTCATCCATATTGTTAATTCTTTTTAAATCATCTTCACACTTTTTCAGTTCATTTTCTAGTTTTTTTATTTGATCAATTAATTCTAATACTTTAGTCTCTTTCTCAAAGTTTAATGTGTTTGAACTCGTACAACTATCATAAACACGACCACCAAGCTCAAGCATTTTTTCTTCGATTTCCTTTTTTACGCCAAGAATGTCAATTTTAATGCGACCAATTTTTGTGTATTCCGAAGTGATATCACTTGCAGCATTAAAACCGTCAATAAGGCCCTTTTTTACTTTTTCAAATAAAGTCATTCTAAATATTTATCCTGTCTACAATACCAATAATAGAAGCGTCTGTCAAAGCTGGTTTTTTTTCTAAAGGGATCACAGCTTCTGAGGCCGTTATATAAAAAACAAGATCCCCTTCGCCGGCCCCAACAGTATCTACTGCTATTAGTAAACTTCCCGTGTTTTTTTTATTGGCATCAACCGGCTGGATTAGCTGCATTTTCAACCCTTCCAACTGAGTGTCTTTTTGAGTAGCCCATATTTTTCCAACAACTTTTGCTAAATCCATGTTACTTACTTGTTATGTCTAGTTTATCAATTATCCCCGAAATAACTGCGTCTACTGGTTTCCCTTCTGTTAGCTTTGATTGTCTGGCCGAACTGCCGCCAGTCAACATGACAATCTCGCCAACTCCTGCTCCAACAGTATCTGCCGCAACAACATAGCTTTTTTTCAAACTGTAATCTGTTTCAATATGACGAACAACCAGCAATTTTAAACCGTTTAATTTTTCGTCTTTTCTGGTTGCCCAAACTGTTCCTACTACTTTTCCTAATAACATTTTTTTTCCGGGTAAAAACTCTGTTTAACAAATTCGACATAAACCGTATAAGCATCACCTAAAAAAAGCAGATGTCTTTAAATTGTCCAAATTTGTTGAAAATATTTATCTGATTATAATTGTTTAATGCTAATTACAAAAATAGTTGCAAGTATATTATCTATACTGGTGATATTTTATCACATTAATACTTTTTTCATTGAATTTAACAAGGATGTTTTAAATCTACCAACAAATGAATTTCTTTTTGTTATCAAGCCCTTTAATTGTTCAACTTCTTTTTGGGCCGCTTCTATTCCTTTCTCGAGCAGCAGATCATATTTGTCAAACTCGCTCCAATGTACTTTTCCGGTATCAGGGGCAATAACACAGTCTACCTTCTCTAATAAAAGTTCATTTATATGATGCGTTGAAACCGAGTTTGATCGTATGATAATGTCAATCACATTATCCAATTGTATAGCCGGGTCAAGATGCAGGGAAACATTTGAAGCTACAATAAAATTTGCTCCTAAATTATAAGCTGCATGCACAGGAAAATTATCGCAAACAGAACCATCCACTAATAAGCGGCCATTGTTTTCAACCGGTGGTATAAAGCCCGGTATAGCAGCACTTGCTGTCAGTGCAAATCTAATATCACCTTTTTTAAAAACAACTGTTTCACCATATTTCAAATCAGCTGCAGAGCAGGCAAAAGGAATTTTTGTGTCTTCTATTTTCCCTTCCTGGATTAATTCGCTTACAGCAAGCTGAAGACGTTCACCTTTCATCAGGCTTTTTCTGTGCGCTGCAAGATTTATTATTACTCGTTTTTTTATTTCGCGTGTTAATTGTTGTAACAGATCTTCAGGTTCAAAATTTCTTTGATGACGAAAATAATTTTTACCAGCTCTTATAAACTTGTCACTTTTAATAAATGTTCTAACCCGGTTTTCAACCCATTCTGCATCTGGGTTTTGAGCATACAAACCACCTACAAGGGCGCCCATGCTTGTTCCTGTTATTACATCAATTGGAATATCATTTTCCTGAAACACCTTTAAAACGCCAACATGAGCCAATCCACGGGCACCACCACCGCCTAGTACCAATCCTATTTTAAGCTTTTCCATAAAAAGGCTATTTTAAGTATACTTTCTTAATAATAATTGGATTTTTGGGTTTGTTTGAAAAATCCATAGGAACCCAGCTAATTTTGTCCACAACTTCTAAATTTTCAATAACTTTCCCAAATACTGTGTGGTTTCCATCTCGGATTTTTAAACGTGTAAGGCAAATATAAAACTGACTGCTATTTGACCTTTTTGCAGAATTATCTCCTTTTATCTGGACGGCTGCGACTGCACCTCTAAAATGACTTAACTTTCCAAGTTCTGGCTCAATTGGTATTCCAGGATCACCTGCCCCATCATTTAACGGGTCATCATCATTTGAAAAGGGATCGCCCATTTCAATCAATGTCCCCCCAATCACTTTATGAATGGCCAATCCTTCATAAAAACCTTCTTTTGCCAGCTTGATAAAATTGGCAGCATGTTTTGGAGTTGTCTGATGATTAACCTGGATTGTAAAACTGCCTTCATTGGTTTCAAAAACAACAGTGTCTGCTTTTTTTTCACAAGCAAATACAAATAAAAGAATCGATAAGAAAATAAAATATCTATTCATTAATAGCCTGGTATATTTTTAGATGAGTATTTTGTCAAGAGTGGGTTAATCCATAATTTCAAAGCTGTTAAATTTACGATTAATAGCCCTATTCTTCAAAAGAATTTTTAAAAAATAATAATTGGACGGATATACTAAAAAAAAATCAGTTTTGAAGGCATAAAAGCAAAATCAAAAAAGTATCAGAATAACACTGTAAATGGAAAGAATTTTATTTCATAGACCCAAAAGAAGAATTAAAAAATAGAATTTCATTTAATTTTGTAAATACGGCCAAATCTATTATCCAAAATTACATATAGAATAATTGAGAGAAATCCAAAAGCAAGATATAACCCATGACCATTTACTTTGAAAACATCAAATGATAAAT containing:
- the kdsB gene encoding 3-deoxy-manno-octulosonate cytidylyltransferase, producing the protein MKTICVIPSRYASNRLPGKSLAPIAGKPMVQWVYEQASKAKTIDKIIVATDHEKIKSAVESFSGEARMTDPDLPSGTDRVYAAIKNEEAEIIINLQGDEPFVSPKLLDDLVSAFSDDRINIATPVCKIEKTHDLLNPNVVKVVRDITGFALLFSRSAIPFVREENNTQKWLLNNTFYKHIGIYVYRKSYLQKLVKLKESNLEKVEKLEQLRFLENGFKIYTLLTDYDSIGVDTAEDLKKVNEIAHKMI
- the gatC gene encoding Asp-tRNA(Asn)/Glu-tRNA(Gln) amidotransferase subunit GatC translates to MSVNLEDLDKIAHLARLNLKQGEKEKFLGQVNQILKYVEKLNEIDTTGIEPLSHSMDLLNVMRDDEKKESLPQQEALKNAPQKNDEFFRVPKVVTR
- a CDS encoding CapA family protein is translated as MNLNTLISLTFLVSPLFAKVDSTSIQLYFTGDVTLSNHFERHVKDSTGYAFKKLKWFSEADISMINLENPLTARGKKVEKAFNFRAKPNYAKILVDGGIDIVTIANNHIYDYGAEGLHDTILKLVENNIQYVGAGRNIYEAQHPVIFYIKGKKIAYYAFYGTHKHSDSYPATEDSAGTAMRRLNIIKESIGRFRSQVDFVIVNFHWGREKAEYPGKDQIQFAHTVIGYGADIIVGHHPHVLQGIEKYKGKIIAYSLGNFIFGGNSRKSYKTAILEINISGNDVEASIIPIQVNYWQPFRLEGAEAKSVLNLVEKLSENFDESIFEKE
- a CDS encoding M23 family metallopeptidase, with product MKDESRLIFVRRNNSEIKEFKISRLKLFTYSLVVLFTFTFVGKISLDLLVDFSHNSKIKTLERTNTVLQNRLSDAKMQIDSINTQINLIVQKDDELRVVMGLPQIDSDVREVGIGGSEFAFNFEDEVSGFEDNIGLGEQLSELAKLERAIKLELSSYQELMATFHKKQDSIRYVPSLKPVLDGRISSSFGMRNHPRYKVRKHHEGLDLSAPRGTPIYASADGVVKKAGWGGGYGKMVVIDHKFGYETRFGHMSKYVVRAGQTIKRGQKIGEVGNTGVSTAPHLHYEVRYEGKALNPKTYYFEDKELNRMVVKK
- a CDS encoding RNA polymerase sigma factor RpoD/SigA, yielding MSDFFISKNQSLENYLREIGEVKLLTPDEEIDLAQRIKQNDQRALKRLVSANLRFVVSVAKSYQNYGLSLEDLINEGNLGLMKAAYRFDETRGFKFISYAVWWIKQSILQAIAEQSRLVRLPLNRVGTLTKIGKVYSMLEQEYEREPTPDEIAKVLEVDSGDITDTIKMATRSVSMDSPLQKNSDSRLIDIIQNRQDPEPDSDVMGESLKEEVNYILSTLSAREARILKLYFGLDGEKPHTLEEIGVKFKLTRERVRQIKEKALRRLRHSSRSKVLRYYLG
- a CDS encoding EutN/CcmL family microcompartment protein, with protein sequence MDLAKVVGKIWATQKDTQLEGLKMQLIQPVDANKKNTGSLLIAVDTVGAGEGDLVFYITASEAVIPLEKKPALTDASIIGIVDRINI
- a CDS encoding EutN/CcmL family microcompartment protein; amino-acid sequence: MLLGKVVGTVWATRKDEKLNGLKLLVVRHIETDYSLKKSYVVAADTVGAGVGEIVMLTGGSSARQSKLTEGKPVDAVISGIIDKLDITSK
- a CDS encoding peptidylprolyl isomerase, which produces MNRYFIFLSILLFVFACEKKADTVVFETNEGSFTIQVNHQTTPKHAANFIKLAKEGFYEGLAIHKVIGGTLIEMGDPFSNDDDPLNDGAGDPGIPIEPELGKLSHFRGAVAAVQIKGDNSAKRSNSSQFYICLTRLKIRDGNHTVFGKVIENLEVVDKISWVPMDFSNKPKNPIIIKKVYLK